A genomic segment from Lutibacter sp. A80 encodes:
- a CDS encoding Gfo/Idh/MocA family protein, whose amino-acid sequence MKSRRNFIKKTALAGAGITMMPNMSFGINTGLFGKEQKLKVAMIGVGLRGTNHLDNVLLRDDVLVTAICDIDPRRITIALDKIKKAGEPKPQVFGDGDYDYRNLLELKDVDAVIISTPWLWHTRMAKDAMKAGKYTGLEVSAANTMEECWDLVNTHEETGTHLMILENVNYRRDVLAVLNMVKQNVFGELVHFRCGYQHDLRFVKLNDGKSAYGKGVEFGEKGISESAWRTQHSLLRNADVYPTHGAGPIAAMCDINRGNRFTSLTANATKAIGLNDYIVKNGGADHPNAKLKFKQGDVITSTIETANGETIIVTHDCNLPRPYSLGFRVQGSNGLWEVDGNRIYIEGESDPHRWDVADEWLKKYDHPLWKKYGEHALGAGHGGMDFFVINAFIESAKLNIAPPMDAYDAAAWSAITPLSELSIENNGEPQDFPDFTRGNWIKRKPYNWMKDTY is encoded by the coding sequence ATGAAATCAAGAAGAAATTTTATTAAGAAAACTGCACTTGCAGGTGCAGGAATTACAATGATGCCTAATATGTCTTTTGGAATAAACACAGGTTTATTTGGAAAAGAACAAAAACTAAAGGTGGCAATGATTGGTGTTGGACTAAGAGGAACCAATCATTTAGATAATGTATTATTAAGAGATGATGTATTGGTAACTGCAATTTGTGATATTGATCCTAGACGTATAACTATTGCCTTGGATAAAATAAAAAAAGCAGGTGAACCTAAGCCTCAAGTTTTTGGAGATGGAGATTATGATTATAGAAATTTGTTAGAGTTAAAAGATGTTGATGCAGTTATAATATCAACACCTTGGTTATGGCATACACGTATGGCAAAAGACGCTATGAAAGCTGGTAAATATACTGGGTTAGAAGTTTCTGCAGCCAATACAATGGAAGAATGTTGGGATTTAGTAAATACCCACGAAGAAACAGGTACACATTTAATGATTTTAGAAAATGTGAATTATAGACGCGATGTGCTTGCTGTATTAAATATGGTAAAACAAAATGTATTTGGAGAACTAGTACACTTTAGATGTGGTTACCAACACGATTTACGCTTTGTAAAATTAAATGACGGAAAAAGTGCCTATGGTAAAGGAGTTGAGTTTGGAGAAAAAGGTATTTCAGAATCTGCTTGGAGAACGCAACATTCATTATTGAGAAATGCCGATGTGTATCCAACACACGGAGCAGGGCCAATAGCAGCAATGTGCGATATTAATAGAGGAAATAGATTTACATCTTTAACAGCCAATGCAACAAAAGCAATAGGATTAAACGATTATATTGTTAAAAATGGTGGTGCTGATCATCCAAATGCAAAATTAAAATTTAAACAAGGAGATGTAATAACTTCAACAATTGAAACAGCAAATGGTGAAACTATTATTGTTACACACGATTGTAATTTACCAAGACCTTACTCTTTAGGATTTAGAGTACAAGGAAGTAATGGACTTTGGGAAGTAGACGGTAATAGAATCTATATTGAAGGCGAGTCTGATCCACACCGTTGGGACGTTGCAGATGAATGGTTAAAAAAATACGACCACCCATTATGGAAAAAATATGGAGAACATGCTTTAGGAGCTGGACATGGTGGAATGGACTTTTTTGTAATCAATGCCTTTATAGAGTCGGCAAAATTAAATATTGCACCACCTATGGATGCTTATGATGCAGCAGCTTGGAGTGCTATTACACCTCTTTCTGAGCTTTCAATAGAAAATAATGGTGAACCTCAAGACTTTCCAGATTTTACAAGAGGAAACTGGATAAAAAGAAAACCTTATAACTGGATGAAGGATACTTATTAA
- a CDS encoding TonB-dependent receptor: MKKLITCFFIFMFGIIHAQAQEKTITGTVFDETGGPLPGASITIKGSTKGVSTDFDGNFSISAKDTDILVVSFMGYTNKEVTVGVNETFKITLEPDQNVLDEVVLVSFGAQKKKSVVSSITTVKPAELKVSSSNLTTALAGKVSGLIAYQRGGEPGKDNAEFFIRGVTTFGYASSPLILIDGVELDVSDLRRLHPDDISAFSIMKDASATALYGARGANGVIFVTTKEGVEGPVRVSARVEASISQPTKDIELADPITYMKLGNEAVRTRDPLGLLPYSLEKIENTIAGTNPILYPTTDWYDELFKDFAYSQRMNFSLNGGGKTARYYVSVAASQDNGILDVPEVSNFNSNIKFKQYNLRSSTNINLTESSKLKLSFNVNFEDYTGPMEGGSEVYNQVMRTNPVLFKPYYEKDAANEFTNHILFGNYGDGDYLNPYAEMVRGYQESDASKIIAQLEFNQDLDFITEGLDFKLVFNGTKESSYQALRDYNAYYYSPRLNNTTGEVVLSELNPETGTETLAFNQRNRYISTSTYVESNLSYQKEIDDDNEVNGLLVFTSNDRLSTLTDWDVANTSEAQQLQKSLAYRNMGLSGRFTYANQQKYFAEFSFGYNGSERFAKKERWGFFPSVALGWMASDEKFMESVKETVTKLKFKGSYGLVGNDQIGGSDDRFFYLSQVDLNSGGYTTGENFGFSQSGVSIQRYANEDITWETGKKMNVGFELGLFNKIDLDVDFFREDRENILADRILPSSLGLQAGVRANIGEARSQGIDGTLVYTENFNNDIWMQFRGNFTYAANEITKMEEPDYSATPWLSRIGQPINQIWGYVAERLFVDQAEVDNSPVQTFGEYTGGDLKYRDINGDGKISGLDKVPIGNPTVPEITYGLGLSAGYKNFDISCFFQGSANSSFWIDTYATSPFASEHQLLKAYADDHWSETNRNVYALWPRLSDTVISNNSQWSTWMMQDGDFLRLKQAEIGYSLPQKTIEKLKMEKVRFYATGTNLFVISKFKLWDPELAGNGLGYPNQRVINLGVNVSF, encoded by the coding sequence ATGAAAAAATTAATCACATGTTTTTTTATTTTTATGTTTGGTATTATACATGCTCAAGCACAAGAAAAAACAATTACAGGAACTGTTTTTGATGAAACAGGAGGTCCTTTACCAGGGGCTTCTATTACGATTAAAGGATCTACAAAAGGTGTGTCAACAGATTTTGATGGAAACTTTAGTATTTCAGCAAAAGATACTGATATTCTTGTTGTTTCATTTATGGGATATACAAATAAAGAGGTTACAGTTGGTGTAAATGAAACTTTTAAAATAACGCTAGAACCTGATCAAAATGTTTTAGATGAAGTTGTTCTGGTAAGTTTTGGAGCTCAAAAAAAGAAGAGCGTTGTTTCTTCCATTACTACTGTAAAACCTGCAGAATTAAAAGTATCTTCAAGTAACCTTACAACAGCTTTAGCGGGAAAAGTATCAGGTTTAATTGCTTATCAAAGAGGTGGAGAGCCAGGAAAAGATAATGCAGAATTCTTTATTAGAGGTGTAACTACATTTGGATATGCTTCAAGTCCTTTAATTCTTATAGATGGTGTTGAATTAGATGTTTCAGACTTAAGAAGATTACATCCAGATGATATTTCAGCTTTCTCTATTATGAAAGATGCCTCAGCAACAGCGTTATACGGAGCAAGAGGAGCAAATGGTGTTATTTTTGTTACAACTAAAGAAGGGGTTGAAGGTCCTGTAAGAGTTTCTGCAAGAGTTGAAGCATCAATCTCTCAACCAACCAAAGATATTGAATTAGCTGACCCTATTACATATATGAAATTAGGAAATGAAGCTGTAAGAACTAGAGATCCTTTAGGTTTATTACCTTATTCTTTAGAAAAAATAGAAAATACAATTGCAGGCACAAACCCAATTTTATATCCGACTACAGATTGGTATGATGAGTTGTTTAAAGATTTTGCGTACAGTCAACGTATGAATTTTAGTTTAAACGGTGGGGGTAAAACTGCTCGTTATTATGTATCTGTAGCAGCGAGTCAAGACAATGGAATTTTAGATGTTCCAGAGGTTAGTAATTTTAACTCTAATATAAAGTTTAAGCAATATAATTTACGTTCTAGTACAAATATTAATTTAACTGAAAGTTCAAAATTAAAATTAAGTTTTAATGTGAATTTTGAAGATTATACAGGCCCAATGGAAGGTGGTTCTGAGGTTTATAACCAAGTAATGAGAACCAATCCAGTACTTTTTAAACCTTATTATGAAAAGGATGCAGCAAATGAATTTACAAACCATATTTTATTTGGTAATTATGGAGATGGAGATTATTTAAATCCATATGCTGAAATGGTAAGAGGTTATCAAGAAAGTGATGCTAGTAAAATTATTGCTCAATTAGAATTTAATCAAGATTTAGATTTTATTACTGAAGGATTAGATTTTAAATTAGTTTTTAACGGCACTAAAGAGTCTAGTTATCAAGCGTTAAGAGATTATAATGCATATTATTATTCACCACGTTTAAATAATACAACTGGTGAGGTAGTTTTATCAGAATTAAACCCAGAAACTGGAACTGAAACCTTAGCTTTTAACCAAAGAAATAGATATATTTCAACATCTACTTATGTTGAATCTAACTTGTCATATCAAAAAGAAATTGATGATGATAACGAAGTTAATGGGTTGTTAGTGTTTACTAGTAATGATAGACTTTCTACACTTACAGACTGGGATGTTGCCAATACTTCAGAAGCACAACAATTACAAAAATCTCTTGCTTATAGAAATATGGGACTATCAGGAAGATTTACGTATGCAAATCAACAAAAATATTTTGCTGAATTTAGTTTTGGATATAATGGATCTGAAAGGTTTGCAAAAAAAGAACGTTGGGGATTTTTTCCATCTGTTGCTTTAGGATGGATGGCTTCAGATGAAAAATTTATGGAATCTGTAAAAGAAACAGTAACTAAATTAAAATTTAAAGGTTCTTATGGTTTAGTTGGGAATGATCAAATTGGTGGATCAGATGATAGATTCTTTTATTTATCACAAGTAGATTTAAATTCTGGAGGTTATACTACGGGTGAAAATTTTGGATTTTCTCAAAGTGGTGTAAGTATTCAAAGATATGCTAATGAAGATATTACTTGGGAAACAGGTAAGAAAATGAATGTAGGTTTTGAGTTAGGTTTATTTAATAAAATTGACCTAGATGTAGACTTTTTTAGAGAGGATAGAGAAAATATTTTAGCTGATAGAATTTTACCTTCTAGTTTAGGTTTACAAGCTGGTGTAAGAGCAAATATTGGAGAAGCTAGAAGTCAAGGTATAGATGGAACATTAGTGTATACCGAGAATTTTAACAACGATATTTGGATGCAATTTAGAGGGAACTTTACGTATGCAGCAAACGAAATAACTAAAATGGAAGAACCAGATTATTCGGCAACACCTTGGTTGTCTAGAATAGGGCAACCTATAAATCAAATTTGGGGTTATGTTGCAGAACGTTTATTTGTAGACCAAGCCGAAGTTGATAATTCGCCAGTACAAACTTTTGGAGAGTATACTGGAGGTGATTTAAAATATCGAGATATTAATGGTGATGGTAAAATTTCTGGTCTAGATAAAGTGCCAATTGGAAATCCAACAGTTCCAGAAATAACTTATGGTTTAGGTCTTTCTGCTGGATATAAGAATTTTGATATCTCTTGTTTCTTTCAAGGTTCAGCAAATTCTTCATTTTGGATTGATACCTATGCTACTTCTCCTTTTGCAAGTGAGCATCAACTTTTAAAAGCCTATGCAGACGATCATTGGTCTGAAACAAATAGAAACGTATATGCATTATGGCCAAGACTTTCAGATACGGTTATTAGTAATAATAGTCAATGGTCTACTTGGATGATGCAAGACGGTGATTTTTTAAGATTAAAACAAGCGGAAATTGGGTATAGTTTACCTCAAAAAACAATTGAAAAACTTAAAATGGAAAAAGTGAGATTTTATGCAACAGGTACTAACTTATTTGTAATAAGTAAATTTAAGTTGTGGGATCCGGAATTGGCAGGGAATGGTTTAGGGTACCCTAATCAAAGAGTTATTAATCTTGGTGTTAACGTATCATTCTAA
- a CDS encoding DUF5000 domain-containing lipoprotein encodes MKNIIKLLSVSIVFILFSCDEHEREPIFKDNTIPSIIENVVVTPINGGLDIKYDLPNSSDLLYVKALYTTSNGEEAEVKASAFNNKLQILGFGDTNEKTVRLYSVDRSENVSEPITVTGSPLTSPVFLIQESMEITSDFGGARFTWENALNTPVSIELMSTNEQGELETVETVYTEQTATKSSLRGYESEPRIFAAVIRDRYDNFSDTIYANTPDKKLVPLFEQLIDKSGFNKVVLENDDNWDAWEGDYWFLFDDDMESIAHTLGTHPRPSILTLDLGVNVTLSRFTVHQRLSHGTAHAYGHGNPKTYNVYGAKELPDSDDLDDWILLKECESIKPSGSPIGTNTDEDIDHLYAGDEYTFDEATEIRYFRFAVYSTWDGSGYINLSEITFWGNIIE; translated from the coding sequence ATGAAAAATATAATCAAATTATTAAGTGTGTCAATAGTATTTATATTATTTTCATGTGACGAACACGAGAGAGAACCAATCTTTAAAGATAATACAATTCCATCTATAATAGAGAATGTTGTGGTTACCCCAATAAACGGAGGTTTAGATATTAAATACGATTTACCTAATAGTAGCGACTTACTTTATGTTAAAGCTTTATACACTACAAGTAATGGTGAAGAAGCAGAAGTAAAAGCATCAGCTTTTAATAATAAATTACAAATTTTAGGATTTGGAGATACAAATGAAAAAACTGTGCGTTTGTATTCAGTTGATCGATCTGAAAATGTTTCAGAACCAATTACTGTTACTGGAAGTCCTTTAACATCTCCAGTATTTCTTATTCAAGAATCTATGGAAATTACTTCTGATTTTGGAGGTGCAAGATTTACTTGGGAAAACGCTTTAAATACTCCTGTATCTATAGAATTAATGTCTACAAATGAGCAAGGTGAATTAGAAACTGTGGAAACTGTTTATACTGAACAAACAGCAACTAAATCATCTTTAAGAGGGTACGAATCTGAACCTAGGATTTTTGCTGCTGTTATTAGAGATAGATATGATAATTTTTCTGATACAATTTATGCAAATACTCCTGATAAAAAATTAGTACCTCTATTTGAGCAACTTATAGATAAATCTGGATTTAATAAAGTTGTATTAGAAAACGATGATAATTGGGATGCTTGGGAAGGAGATTACTGGTTCCTTTTTGATGATGATATGGAATCAATTGCGCATACTCTTGGAACTCATCCAAGACCAAGTATTTTAACTTTAGATTTAGGTGTTAATGTAACACTAAGTAGATTTACAGTACATCAAAGACTTTCACATGGTACTGCGCATGCCTATGGGCACGGAAATCCAAAAACTTATAATGTTTACGGAGCTAAAGAATTACCTGATTCAGATGATTTAGACGATTGGATTTTATTAAAAGAATGTGAATCTATTAAACCTTCAGGATCTCCAATAGGCACAAACACAGATGAGGATATTGACCATTTATATGCTGGTGACGAATATA
- a CDS encoding RagB/SusD family nutrient uptake outer membrane protein, whose product MKKNIYLILFFIATVLTGCSKDYLNVVPDNVATIDNAFSNRFNTQKFLYTIYGAIPSPSNLNNPALVGGDEVWLPQAYWYYNSGSKIAQGFQSASDPTYNYWGDDGLYEAIRNCNIFLDRIDDVQGIQQYEKTAWTAEVKFLKAYFHYYLVRMYGPIVINDELIPVSASSDEIKSHRATIEECFTYIIDVMDESIVDLPILLQNRSEDLGRVTKPIAASIKARVLMTYASPLFNGNSVYSSFTNNDGVPYFPTTYAPEKWEQAATACKEAIDICNEAGIRLYQKEDYVNKSGVPINSDITKIKVGLRSRITDKWNFELIWGHTADTYTIEENSIARLNEVLGNAAKARLAPTIRIAETYYSENGVPIDEDISFDFNNRFKLKTATTADTYKIGLGQETAILNFDREPRFYADLGFDRGIWYGNGFYDENDPNYVKGRGGELASVRETTDYSVTGYWPKKLVAIPTTLAESGGFTATRYAFPIIRLADLYLYYAEALNEVKAAPDAEVYEYIDKVRERAGLETVVDSWSAYSSNPTKPFSKEGMREIIQQERMIELSFEGARFWDLRRWKLSKQYMSLPIKGWNVLETPVDDYYTVTTLYFPRFSEKDYLWPIPESETIKNPDLIQNPGW is encoded by the coding sequence ATGAAAAAAAATATATATCTAATACTATTTTTTATTGCAACTGTTTTAACGGGATGTAGTAAAGATTATTTAAATGTTGTTCCAGATAACGTAGCAACTATAGACAATGCCTTTTCAAATAGGTTTAATACGCAGAAATTTTTATACACTATTTATGGGGCTATCCCATCGCCAAGTAATTTAAATAATCCAGCTTTAGTTGGAGGTGATGAAGTTTGGTTACCACAGGCTTACTGGTATTATAATAGCGGATCTAAAATAGCACAAGGTTTTCAAAGTGCTTCAGATCCAACGTATAATTATTGGGGTGATGATGGTTTGTATGAAGCCATTAGAAATTGTAATATCTTTTTAGATAGAATTGATGATGTTCAAGGAATTCAGCAATATGAAAAAACAGCATGGACTGCTGAAGTTAAATTTTTAAAAGCATATTTTCACTATTATTTAGTAAGAATGTATGGTCCTATTGTAATTAATGATGAATTAATACCTGTTTCTGCTTCATCTGATGAAATTAAATCTCACAGAGCTACAATTGAAGAGTGTTTTACTTATATAATTGACGTTATGGATGAGTCAATTGTTGATCTTCCTATACTATTACAAAATCGAAGTGAGGATTTAGGTAGGGTAACTAAACCTATTGCAGCTTCTATTAAAGCAAGAGTATTAATGACATATGCGAGTCCATTGTTCAATGGAAATAGTGTTTACAGTAGTTTTACAAATAATGACGGTGTACCTTATTTCCCTACAACATATGCACCAGAAAAATGGGAGCAAGCAGCTACAGCGTGTAAAGAAGCTATAGATATTTGTAATGAAGCGGGTATTCGCTTATACCAAAAAGAAGATTATGTTAATAAATCAGGGGTTCCAATTAATTCAGATATAACAAAAATAAAAGTTGGTTTAAGAAGTAGAATTACTGATAAATGGAATTTTGAATTAATTTGGGGGCATACCGCAGATACCTATACAATTGAAGAAAACTCAATTGCTCGTTTAAATGAAGTGTTAGGTAATGCAGCAAAAGCAAGATTAGCTCCTACTATTCGTATAGCAGAAACATACTATTCTGAAAATGGAGTGCCAATTGATGAAGATATTTCATTTGATTTTAATAATAGATTTAAATTAAAAACAGCAACAACTGCTGATACTTATAAGATCGGATTAGGTCAAGAAACAGCCATATTAAACTTTGATAGAGAGCCACGTTTTTATGCAGATTTAGGTTTTGATAGAGGAATATGGTATGGAAATGGATTTTATGATGAAAATGATCCTAATTATGTTAAAGGTAGAGGTGGAGAACTTGCATCTGTAAGAGAAACTACTGACTATTCAGTTACTGGTTACTGGCCTAAAAAACTGGTTGCCATACCTACAACGTTAGCCGAAAGTGGAGGTTTTACAGCAACACGTTATGCATTCCCTATTATTCGTTTGGCAGATTTATATTTATATTATGCTGAAGCTTTAAATGAAGTAAAAGCAGCTCCAGATGCAGAGGTTTATGAATATATTGATAAAGTTCGTGAAAGAGCAGGTCTTGAAACTGTTGTAGATAGTTGGTCGGCATATTCAAGTAACCCAACTAAGCCATTTTCAAAAGAAGGTATGAGAGAAATTATTCAACAAGAAAGAATGATTGAACTATCGTTTGAAGGAGCAAGATTTTGGGATTTAAGAAGATGGAAATTATCTAAACAATATATGAGTTTACCTATAAAGGGTTGGAATGTTTTAGAAACACCAGTAGATGATTATTATACGGTAACTACATTATATTTTCCACGTTTTTCTGAAAAAGATTACTTATGGCCAATACCTGAGTCTGAAACTATTAAAAATCCAGATTTAATTCAAAATCCAGGATGGTAA